Proteins from a genomic interval of Syngnathus acus chromosome 4, fSynAcu1.2, whole genome shotgun sequence:
- the LOC119121765 gene encoding Nance-Horan syndrome protein-like isoform X1 — MPFFKRLVEPRSMCRIEKGDEEEADADGGSPFHDLLSVSHVALARTLRQLSDLAKHACSVFHELEGDLAATGHRLRGLQRKVGRLQETCSELDPKQEAVPVSDLDVESKLTWHFRAPWHKQRNLLRPATRPPCLQEMHKDANLWHLHTDGRRRRSSSRERRVTISISALPPMPMYPSTPAAARKARKGVCLTAYPSSRPPSPTECCHFSPWNRKASSEPDSASLASPGQRSKLLPVPNTPSTLDKQTNWSRALPLPTPEERMKCHSQVVASSVIPINVTGVGFDRDASVRCSLVHSQSLLQRRKKLRRRRTVAGVPRQLQDFAADSDDSPGSRERSVIVHASLDNEELASHLLTRDSGCQTEEFLISGAPSSRRIRALRGHQGTALCLSQSAGDIAALREGGPDDVFVAQLRTRSLPRDGGRARTDDEEDEVELSPFNGEEELILKDGEEGTEDRGGSEQLSRMPERSWAERARSQLPRMAEMGSCDMSSSSDTFSSPVHSVSAANVLGGPVDHKDEHQSSSGNWSGSSSTCPSQTSETLAPGTSPLARCDSELSLNAGAVDHPSFTLDPFAGLRTQRAGSFSSTAMDILEEAGAPGEGEWNYSHSDPARHPHDLSPEPSREAESSLGCPSFTSMATCESSFSDKPPSEKADTVSHYSEDTEGYYTSMHFDCGLKGSRSFTYIYSDNATLGRRCLSLRKPKAKPCPPRRSSSLRMIHDEGGVAVLTEAKLPLSKEKNLQLVLSASSGGELPGVWGVDDSLELADLGVFTSTDAHSFKGEGVVQSDYADLWLLNDLKSSDPYRSLSNSSTATGTTVVECVKSQDGAESQASQSGSGATTPSLTPAEGDFKLAGLASPSSGYSSQSETPTSALPATFFPGPQSPSCAKRKPKVPERKSSLASKQDLDLPTISLSAFHCDEKTPIQNHHGKAESAKAEIANGPFLTITPAALHAVQLRSIPKDLDPSPHDDNYFTVNSDSVADPQASLDDLQVAGSSNDELVNGETTAESSPPPPDEEMEEDAESSLPPLDQHLCPSTPCLDHTPDASPGSEKENQDAESAVNQGEESAAEENLSKSSAAASDKSCADDNGIFLSPVKSRTTDDLFAVIHRSKRKVLGRKDSGELSARNGPSSLNNTPPPPSGSSPASSPCPASSSPSSAHSGPQRTPGAIYRNVKKSSTSNEEFKLLLLKKGSRSESSYRMSATEILKSPVTPKGHAAGDDEALTETAEATARSPDAECFFSPKSWVSAQSRLGRARVPPPANSSRYAARARFYSAPMQAISEGEAENSDGSPHDDEPATPRPRFA, encoded by the exons CTGTGTCGGACCTGGACGTGGAGAGCAAGCTGACGTGGCACTTCCGGGCTCCCTGGCACAAGCAGAGGAACCTCTTACGCCCGGCCACCCGTCCGCCATGCCTGCAAGAGATGCACAAGGATGCCAACCTCTGGCACCTGCATACAG ACGGTCGGAGGCGGCGCTCGTCCAGCAGGGAGCGCCGAGTGACCATCTCTATCTCGGCCCTACCGCCAATGCCAATGTACCCATCCacgcccgccgccgccaggAAAGCCAGAAAGGGGGTGTGCTTGACGGCG TACCCCAGCTCCCGTCCGCCTTCCCCCACTGAATGTTGCCACTTCTCCCCCTGGAACAGAAAG GCCTCCTCTGAGCCCGACTCGGCGTCTTTGGCGTCGCCCGGTCAGCGTTCCAAGCTGCTCCCCGTCCCCAACACGCCGAGCACCTTGGACAAGCAGACCAATTGGTCGCGAGCGCTGCCGCTGCCTACTCCCGAGGAGAGGATGAAATGCCACTCGCAGGTGGTCGCCTCCTCTGTCATCCCCATCAACGTCACCG GCGTAGGCTTCGACAGAGACGCCAGTGTGCGCTGCTCGCTGGTGCACTCGCAGTCGCTGCTGCAGCGCAGGAAGAAGCTGAGGAGGCGCAGGACGGTGGCCGGCGTCCCCAGGCAGCTGCAGGACTTTGCGGCAG ACTCGGACGACTCACCTGGCTCCCGCGAACGCAGCGTGATCGTCCACGCCAGCTTGGACAACGAGGAGCTGGCCAGCCACCTGCTCACCAGAGACTCGGGTTGCCAGACCGAGGAGTTCCTGATCTCGGGGGCGCCTTCCAGCAGGAGAATCCGTGCCCTGCGTGGCCACCAGGGGACGGCGCTGTGCCTCTCTCAGTCGGCGGGCGACATCGCCGCTCTTCGGGAGGGCGGCCCCGACGACGTGTTTGTCGCTCAGCTGCGGACGCGCAGTCTCCCCCGAGACGGCGGCCGGGCGAGAACGGACGACGAAGAGGATGAGGTGGAACTTTCTCCTTTCAATGGCGAGGAGGAGCTGATCCTGAAGGACGGGGAGGAAGGCACCGAGGACCGGGGCGGGTCGGAGCAGCTGTCGAGGATGCCCGAGAGGAGTTGGGCGGAGCGGGCGCGCTCGCAGCTGCCCCGCATGGCCGAGATGGGCAGCTGCGATATGTCGTCCAGCTCGGACACCTTCAGCAGTCCCGTGCACTCGGTGTCGGCAGCCAACGTTTTGGGGGGCCCTGTGGACCACAAGGACGAGCACCAGTCCTCCAGCGGGAACTGGAGTGGCAGTAGCTCCACGTGCCCCTCGCAGACCTCGGAGACCCTTGCCCCGGGGACGTCCCCGCTGGCCCGCTGCGACTCAGAGCTCTCCTTGAACGCCGGCGCCGTGGACCACCCCAGCTTCACGCTGGATCCCTTCGCCGGGCTGCGGACTCAGAGGGCGggctccttctcctccacgGCGATGGACATCTTAGAGGAAGCGGGCGCTCCCGGGGAGGGCGAATGGAACTACTCGCACTCGGACCCCGCTCGTCATCCTCATGACTTGAGCCCCGAGCCTAGCAGGGAGGCCGAGAGCAGTCTGGGCTGCCCGAGCTTCACCAGCATGGCCACGTGTGAGAGCAGCTTCTCCGACAAGCCGCCCTCGGAGAAAGCTGACACGGTGTCGCACTACTCGGAGGACACGGAAGGTTACTACACCTCCATGCACTTTGACTGCGGGCTGAAAGGCAGCAGGAGCTTCACGTACATCTACTCGGACAACGCGACCCTGGGGCGACGCTGCCTGTCCTTGAGGAAACCAAAAGCCAAACCTTGTCCGCCCAGGCGCAGCTCGTCGCTCCGGATGATACACGATGAGGGTGGCGTTGCGGTCCTCACGGAAGCCAAGCTGCCGCTGTCCAAGGAGAAAAACCTGCAGTTGGTCTTGTCCGCCTCATCAGGTGGAGAGCTTCCCGGTGTCTGGGGGGTGGACGATTCTTTGGAGCTGGCCGATTTGGGTGTTTTCACCTCCACGGATGCGCATTCCTTCAAAGGAGAGGGCGTGGTCCAGTCAGACTACGCGGACCTGTGGCTCCTGAACGACCTGAAATCCAGTGACCCTTACCGCTCTTTATCTAACTCCAGCACAGCCACCGGCACCACGGTGGTGGAGTGCGTCAAGTCGCAGGACGGCGCCGAGTCGCAGGCATCCCAGTCGGGCTCTGGGGCCACCACGCCCTCGCTCACACCCGCCGAGGGTGACTTCAAGCTGGCGGGCTTGGCCAGCCCCTCCAGCGGCTACTCTAGCCAGTCAGAGACCCCGACGTCCGCCTTACCCGCCACTTTCTTCCCCGGCCCGCAGTCTCCTTCCTGCGCAAAGCGGAAACCCAAAGTTCCAGAAAGGAAATCCTCTCTCGCATCCAAGCAGGACCTGGACTTGCCTACCATCTCCTTAAGTGCCTTTCATTGCGACGAGAAGACGCCAATCCAAAATCATCATGGAAAGGCCGAGTCGGCCAAAGCTGAGATAGCGAACGGACCTTTCCTGACCATCACTCCCGCAGCGCTGCACGCCGTCCAGCTGCGCTCCATCCCCAAGGATTTGGACCCAAGTCCTCATGACGACAACTATTTCACAGTCAACTCCGACAGCGTCGCTGACCCCCAAGCCTCGTTAGATGATCTCCAGGTGGCGGGCTCTTCCAATGACGAGCTTGTCAATGGTGAAACCACCGCAGAGtcgtcgccgccgccaccagATGAGGAAATGGAGGAAGACGCAGAATCTTCCTTGCCGCCGCTTGACCAACATCTCTGCCCCTCAACGCCATGTCTGGATCACACGCCTGACGCCAGTCCGggaagtgaaaaagaaaaccaagatGCTGAGTCAGCAGTAAACCAGGGAGAGGAATCTGCTGCTGAGGAGAACCTGAGCAAAA GCTCGGCAGCAGCGAGCGACAAGTCGTGCGCGGACGACAACGGCATCTTCCTGTCGCCCGTCAAAAGCCGAACCACCGACGACCTGTTTGCCGTCATCCACAG GTCGAAAAGGAAAGTGTTAGGCAGGAAGGATTCCGGCGAGCTGTCTGCGAGGAACGGCCCGTCATCCTTAAACAACACACCGCCGCCCCCTAGTGGCAGCAGCCCCGCCAGCTCCCCGTGCCCTGCGAGCAGCTCGCCCTCGTCGGCGCATTCGGGCCCTCAGAGGACACCCGGCGCCATCTACAGGAACGTCAAGAAGTCCAGCACCTCCAACGAGGAGTTCAAACTGCTTCTGCTCAAGAAGGGCAGCCGCTCCGAGTCCAGCTACCGCATGTCGGCCACCGAGATCCTCAAGAGTCCCGTGACTCCCAAAGGTCACGCGGCGGGAGACGACGAGGCGCTGACAGAAACGGCTGAGGCGACGGCCAGGTCTCCAGATGCCGAGTGCTTCTTCTCGCCCAAATCCTGGGTGTCAGCCCAATCCAGGTTGGGCCGCGCCAGGGTACCGCCGCCCGCCAACAGCAGCCGCTACGCCGCGCGTGCTCGCTTTTACTCGGCGCCCATGCAGGCCATCTCTGAGGGCGAGGCCGAGAACTCAGACGGCAGCCCCCACGACGACGAGCCGGCCACGCCGCGCCCGCGATTCGCCTGA
- the LOC119121765 gene encoding Nance-Horan syndrome protein-like isoform X2: MPFFKRLVEPRSMCRIEKGDEEEADADGGSPFHDLLSVSHVALARTLRQLSDLAKHACSVFHELEGDLAATGHRLRGLQRKVGRLQETCSELDPKQEAVPVSDLDVESKLTWHFRAPWHKQRNLLRPATRPPCLQEMHKDANLWHLHTDGRRRRSSSRERRVTISISALPPMPMYPSTPAAARKARKGVCLTAASSEPDSASLASPGQRSKLLPVPNTPSTLDKQTNWSRALPLPTPEERMKCHSQVVASSVIPINVTGVGFDRDASVRCSLVHSQSLLQRRKKLRRRRTVAGVPRQLQDFAADSDDSPGSRERSVIVHASLDNEELASHLLTRDSGCQTEEFLISGAPSSRRIRALRGHQGTALCLSQSAGDIAALREGGPDDVFVAQLRTRSLPRDGGRARTDDEEDEVELSPFNGEEELILKDGEEGTEDRGGSEQLSRMPERSWAERARSQLPRMAEMGSCDMSSSSDTFSSPVHSVSAANVLGGPVDHKDEHQSSSGNWSGSSSTCPSQTSETLAPGTSPLARCDSELSLNAGAVDHPSFTLDPFAGLRTQRAGSFSSTAMDILEEAGAPGEGEWNYSHSDPARHPHDLSPEPSREAESSLGCPSFTSMATCESSFSDKPPSEKADTVSHYSEDTEGYYTSMHFDCGLKGSRSFTYIYSDNATLGRRCLSLRKPKAKPCPPRRSSSLRMIHDEGGVAVLTEAKLPLSKEKNLQLVLSASSGGELPGVWGVDDSLELADLGVFTSTDAHSFKGEGVVQSDYADLWLLNDLKSSDPYRSLSNSSTATGTTVVECVKSQDGAESQASQSGSGATTPSLTPAEGDFKLAGLASPSSGYSSQSETPTSALPATFFPGPQSPSCAKRKPKVPERKSSLASKQDLDLPTISLSAFHCDEKTPIQNHHGKAESAKAEIANGPFLTITPAALHAVQLRSIPKDLDPSPHDDNYFTVNSDSVADPQASLDDLQVAGSSNDELVNGETTAESSPPPPDEEMEEDAESSLPPLDQHLCPSTPCLDHTPDASPGSEKENQDAESAVNQGEESAAEENLSKSSAAASDKSCADDNGIFLSPVKSRTTDDLFAVIHRSKRKVLGRKDSGELSARNGPSSLNNTPPPPSGSSPASSPCPASSSPSSAHSGPQRTPGAIYRNVKKSSTSNEEFKLLLLKKGSRSESSYRMSATEILKSPVTPKGHAAGDDEALTETAEATARSPDAECFFSPKSWVSAQSRLGRARVPPPANSSRYAARARFYSAPMQAISEGEAENSDGSPHDDEPATPRPRFA; this comes from the exons CTGTGTCGGACCTGGACGTGGAGAGCAAGCTGACGTGGCACTTCCGGGCTCCCTGGCACAAGCAGAGGAACCTCTTACGCCCGGCCACCCGTCCGCCATGCCTGCAAGAGATGCACAAGGATGCCAACCTCTGGCACCTGCATACAG ACGGTCGGAGGCGGCGCTCGTCCAGCAGGGAGCGCCGAGTGACCATCTCTATCTCGGCCCTACCGCCAATGCCAATGTACCCATCCacgcccgccgccgccaggAAAGCCAGAAAGGGGGTGTGCTTGACGGCG GCCTCCTCTGAGCCCGACTCGGCGTCTTTGGCGTCGCCCGGTCAGCGTTCCAAGCTGCTCCCCGTCCCCAACACGCCGAGCACCTTGGACAAGCAGACCAATTGGTCGCGAGCGCTGCCGCTGCCTACTCCCGAGGAGAGGATGAAATGCCACTCGCAGGTGGTCGCCTCCTCTGTCATCCCCATCAACGTCACCG GCGTAGGCTTCGACAGAGACGCCAGTGTGCGCTGCTCGCTGGTGCACTCGCAGTCGCTGCTGCAGCGCAGGAAGAAGCTGAGGAGGCGCAGGACGGTGGCCGGCGTCCCCAGGCAGCTGCAGGACTTTGCGGCAG ACTCGGACGACTCACCTGGCTCCCGCGAACGCAGCGTGATCGTCCACGCCAGCTTGGACAACGAGGAGCTGGCCAGCCACCTGCTCACCAGAGACTCGGGTTGCCAGACCGAGGAGTTCCTGATCTCGGGGGCGCCTTCCAGCAGGAGAATCCGTGCCCTGCGTGGCCACCAGGGGACGGCGCTGTGCCTCTCTCAGTCGGCGGGCGACATCGCCGCTCTTCGGGAGGGCGGCCCCGACGACGTGTTTGTCGCTCAGCTGCGGACGCGCAGTCTCCCCCGAGACGGCGGCCGGGCGAGAACGGACGACGAAGAGGATGAGGTGGAACTTTCTCCTTTCAATGGCGAGGAGGAGCTGATCCTGAAGGACGGGGAGGAAGGCACCGAGGACCGGGGCGGGTCGGAGCAGCTGTCGAGGATGCCCGAGAGGAGTTGGGCGGAGCGGGCGCGCTCGCAGCTGCCCCGCATGGCCGAGATGGGCAGCTGCGATATGTCGTCCAGCTCGGACACCTTCAGCAGTCCCGTGCACTCGGTGTCGGCAGCCAACGTTTTGGGGGGCCCTGTGGACCACAAGGACGAGCACCAGTCCTCCAGCGGGAACTGGAGTGGCAGTAGCTCCACGTGCCCCTCGCAGACCTCGGAGACCCTTGCCCCGGGGACGTCCCCGCTGGCCCGCTGCGACTCAGAGCTCTCCTTGAACGCCGGCGCCGTGGACCACCCCAGCTTCACGCTGGATCCCTTCGCCGGGCTGCGGACTCAGAGGGCGggctccttctcctccacgGCGATGGACATCTTAGAGGAAGCGGGCGCTCCCGGGGAGGGCGAATGGAACTACTCGCACTCGGACCCCGCTCGTCATCCTCATGACTTGAGCCCCGAGCCTAGCAGGGAGGCCGAGAGCAGTCTGGGCTGCCCGAGCTTCACCAGCATGGCCACGTGTGAGAGCAGCTTCTCCGACAAGCCGCCCTCGGAGAAAGCTGACACGGTGTCGCACTACTCGGAGGACACGGAAGGTTACTACACCTCCATGCACTTTGACTGCGGGCTGAAAGGCAGCAGGAGCTTCACGTACATCTACTCGGACAACGCGACCCTGGGGCGACGCTGCCTGTCCTTGAGGAAACCAAAAGCCAAACCTTGTCCGCCCAGGCGCAGCTCGTCGCTCCGGATGATACACGATGAGGGTGGCGTTGCGGTCCTCACGGAAGCCAAGCTGCCGCTGTCCAAGGAGAAAAACCTGCAGTTGGTCTTGTCCGCCTCATCAGGTGGAGAGCTTCCCGGTGTCTGGGGGGTGGACGATTCTTTGGAGCTGGCCGATTTGGGTGTTTTCACCTCCACGGATGCGCATTCCTTCAAAGGAGAGGGCGTGGTCCAGTCAGACTACGCGGACCTGTGGCTCCTGAACGACCTGAAATCCAGTGACCCTTACCGCTCTTTATCTAACTCCAGCACAGCCACCGGCACCACGGTGGTGGAGTGCGTCAAGTCGCAGGACGGCGCCGAGTCGCAGGCATCCCAGTCGGGCTCTGGGGCCACCACGCCCTCGCTCACACCCGCCGAGGGTGACTTCAAGCTGGCGGGCTTGGCCAGCCCCTCCAGCGGCTACTCTAGCCAGTCAGAGACCCCGACGTCCGCCTTACCCGCCACTTTCTTCCCCGGCCCGCAGTCTCCTTCCTGCGCAAAGCGGAAACCCAAAGTTCCAGAAAGGAAATCCTCTCTCGCATCCAAGCAGGACCTGGACTTGCCTACCATCTCCTTAAGTGCCTTTCATTGCGACGAGAAGACGCCAATCCAAAATCATCATGGAAAGGCCGAGTCGGCCAAAGCTGAGATAGCGAACGGACCTTTCCTGACCATCACTCCCGCAGCGCTGCACGCCGTCCAGCTGCGCTCCATCCCCAAGGATTTGGACCCAAGTCCTCATGACGACAACTATTTCACAGTCAACTCCGACAGCGTCGCTGACCCCCAAGCCTCGTTAGATGATCTCCAGGTGGCGGGCTCTTCCAATGACGAGCTTGTCAATGGTGAAACCACCGCAGAGtcgtcgccgccgccaccagATGAGGAAATGGAGGAAGACGCAGAATCTTCCTTGCCGCCGCTTGACCAACATCTCTGCCCCTCAACGCCATGTCTGGATCACACGCCTGACGCCAGTCCGggaagtgaaaaagaaaaccaagatGCTGAGTCAGCAGTAAACCAGGGAGAGGAATCTGCTGCTGAGGAGAACCTGAGCAAAA GCTCGGCAGCAGCGAGCGACAAGTCGTGCGCGGACGACAACGGCATCTTCCTGTCGCCCGTCAAAAGCCGAACCACCGACGACCTGTTTGCCGTCATCCACAG GTCGAAAAGGAAAGTGTTAGGCAGGAAGGATTCCGGCGAGCTGTCTGCGAGGAACGGCCCGTCATCCTTAAACAACACACCGCCGCCCCCTAGTGGCAGCAGCCCCGCCAGCTCCCCGTGCCCTGCGAGCAGCTCGCCCTCGTCGGCGCATTCGGGCCCTCAGAGGACACCCGGCGCCATCTACAGGAACGTCAAGAAGTCCAGCACCTCCAACGAGGAGTTCAAACTGCTTCTGCTCAAGAAGGGCAGCCGCTCCGAGTCCAGCTACCGCATGTCGGCCACCGAGATCCTCAAGAGTCCCGTGACTCCCAAAGGTCACGCGGCGGGAGACGACGAGGCGCTGACAGAAACGGCTGAGGCGACGGCCAGGTCTCCAGATGCCGAGTGCTTCTTCTCGCCCAAATCCTGGGTGTCAGCCCAATCCAGGTTGGGCCGCGCCAGGGTACCGCCGCCCGCCAACAGCAGCCGCTACGCCGCGCGTGCTCGCTTTTACTCGGCGCCCATGCAGGCCATCTCTGAGGGCGAGGCCGAGAACTCAGACGGCAGCCCCCACGACGACGAGCCGGCCACGCCGCGCCCGCGATTCGCCTGA
- the LOC119121867 gene encoding retinoic acid-induced protein 2-like, with protein sequence MEASDEVLRSDMVGEAEIPEKENQGVVPSASQDSCTVGLSKVELAEPPGSAVGAETCAPAGGVALKMATTVLHPVCLGENPLMLPIHLQMAAAHGPQLGSMGAAPYLLTGTNQVSLPLVLDPAVIPQNNILCPNPLSFVEQKSVAEPTQDGNLLSLLQNPAFAAILQDLFPPQTGPSTCQSPGSPFFPPTYSSPLAPLVPPATLLVPYPVVIPLPVPLPIPLPIPIPQTEDSKSNLPKAICMETKSTQTPRDLDSVQSSSSPQVLDLSMRGPWPVEPKQEYLSPQHQDSVLDLSVPATQRHHALSHGPKRSMERSANLDSKILGSLASLDFSRQHKWMLDGGAGGSASLGPGSPNLAIVSNPQTAKVIVSVKDSIPAILCGKIKGLKGVSTKNFSIKRDGIQGMPAQLFELPTPLPPQTSQHDPDTSLKRVAGKNRAIKLKKVSSQGIHFLPIKKQRLATLLPRK encoded by the coding sequence ATGGAAGCGTCTGATGAAGTGTTGCGCTCTGACATGGTGGGAGAAGCAGAAATTCCAGAGAAAGAGAACCAAGGCGTTGTTCCGTCGGCTTCCCAGGACTCCTGCACGGTGGGATTAAGCAAGGTAGAGCTTGCGGAGCCACCTGGGTCAGCGGTAGGAGCGGAAACTTGTGCTCCAGCGGGTGGTGTGGCTCTGAAAATGGCCACCACCGTTCTGCACCCCGTGTGTCTGGGAGAAAACCCACTGATGCTCCCCATCCACCTCCAGATGGCGGCGGCTCACGGGCCCCAACTGGGATCGATGGGGGCGGCGCCCTACTTGCTGACAGGCACCAACCAGGTCTCCCTCCCGCTGGTCTTGGATCCTGCTGTGATCCCCCAGAACAATATCCTGTGCCCCAATCCGTTGTCCTTCGTGGAGCAGaagtctgttgcagaacccaCGCAGGATGGCAACCTGCTCTCCCTCCTCCAGAATCCCGCCTTTGCCGCAATCCTACAGGATCTTTTCCCACCCCAAACCGGTCCCAGCACCTGCCAATCCCCAGGCTCCCCATTCTTTCCGCCCACCTACTCGTCCCCTTTGGCCCCACTGGTTCCTCCCGCAACTCTCCTGGTCCCATATCCTGTTGTGATCCCGTTGCCGGTTCCTTTGCCGATCCCGCTACCCATCCCCATTCCTCAGACGGAAGACTCCAAGAGCAACCTGCCAAAAGCCATCTGCATGGAAACCAAAAGCACTCAGACTCCCAGAGACCTAGACTCAGTGCAGAGTAGCTCATCGCCGCAAGTCCTGGACCTGTCCATGCGAGGACCGTGGCCCGTCGAACCCAAACAGGAATACCTCAGTCCACAGCATCAAGACAGCGTGCTGGACTTGTCTGTGCCTGCCACCCAGAGACACCACGCCCTGTCCCATGGTCCCAAGCGCTCTATGGAACGTAGCGCCAATCTTGACTCCAAAATCCTGGGTAGTCTGGCATCTCTGGACTTCAGTCGTCAGCACAAGTGGATGTTGGATGGCGGCGCTGGTGGGTCTGCCTCCCTGGGGCCGGGGTCGCCCAATCTGGCAATCGTCAGCAACCCGCAGACGGCCAAGGTTATTGTCTCAGTTAAGGACTCCATCCCGGCCATCTTGTGTGGGAAGATCAAGGGCCTCAAAGGGGTGTCCACCAAGAACTTCTCCATCAAACGAGATGGGATCCAGGGGATGCCAGCCCAGCTTTTTGAGCTGCCAACGCCCCTTCCACCCCAGACCTCCCAGCATGATCCCGACACATCCCTGAAGAGGGTCGCTGGTAAAAACCGTGCCATCAAGCTGAAGAAAGTGAGCTCGCAGGGGATCCACTTCCTGCCCATCAAGAAGCAGAGACTGGCGACGCTTTTACCCAGGAAGTAA